A single genomic interval of Helianthus annuus cultivar XRQ/B chromosome 13, HanXRQr2.0-SUNRISE, whole genome shotgun sequence harbors:
- the LOC110921543 gene encoding putative disease resistance protein At3g14460, translating to MEITDPSVKQRLNDLQHLAYDIDDVLDGWATDTMDPEFKQQPEGITGKVRKLITPTCCTTFSRTTTMIAELDAISTKLQDLVKEKADLGLDNLGLKVEEETRPRTNNNRRLQTSVVNPSSIVGRQAHKDALVQQLLLPADEPCDLNYSIVPIVGMGGLGKTTLARLVYEEQQVKDHFDLKAWVCVSDEFDNVRISKEIFQSMANKEVSDFNRLQEALKDHIKGKKFLLVLDDIWGESYEDWETLVRPLYTCAPGSKIIITTRKDQLLKQLVYNPLHKQLHGLSDDDALSLLARNALGVENFDAHLSLKPYAEGIVKKCGGLPLALIALGRLLRTKRDEAHHWINVSNSDIWRLKVKGGILPALRLSYDDLSAPLKRLFAYCSLFPKDFLFDKEDLVLLWMAEGLCQPTLIHSTEEQQLGNEFFDELLSRSFFQHAPHNESLFVMHDLMNDLATSVATEFYLRLDNKSEKNIKKMKLDKYHHMSFIREKYVAYEKLQVLENAKCMRTFLATFVGEVERWRKFYLSNKILTDLLPKLPLLRVLSLSGFEISELPESIGTLRHLRYLNLSRTSITHLPEKVCNLVNLQTLILFGCDQLTKLPNNFLNLKNLQHLDVRDTKLLFKMLLEIGKLKSLQISLSKIDIESESGIEIAKLKDFENLYGKISVVGLEKVQNAIYAHEANFSEKRLSELELVWGDVLNDSRNDMLEKAVLNELKPCQDELIQLKIRSYGGLEFPNWVGDPSFLHLKHVSISGCKRCTSIPTLGQLPSLKELLIEGLHEWKKWSGDVFPRLQKLEITGCPNLGEVRLKALPSLSDLKLENCDSGVLRSLVEVASAVTKLGIRDISGLNDMVWGGVIESLGAVEELHIYGCNEIRYLVKSDADASKILLKLRELQVGDCDNLVSIGEKEEEEEEDNCRSNILTSLRKLRVSCCKNMVRCSCPDGIEELSVVDCSSMTVVSFPKGGQEKLRSLRIWNCRNLLEREWEWGGQKTNNNRSSMPMLEHVKICDWPNLKSIIELDCLVHLTELIIFDCENLESFPDTLISLKKLEIFNCPKLDVSSLGDNLPSLKELTIVNCPRMDASLPGWVWPPNLQILKIEKLKKPFSEWGPQTFPTSLVELQLNDDDGAGSSSEFSHLLPSSLTSLQINGFEKLESFSVGLQHLQSLSFDNCPNLKKVCSHAQHLTSIQRLSFWNCRKMKDLPEMLLPSLLRLDIWGNCPGLKERCSKKGSYWPLISHIPCLDI from the coding sequence ATGGAGATAACCGATCCATCTGTGAAACAGCGACTGAACGATCTCCAGCATCTGGCTTATGACATCGATGACGTCCTCGATGGTTGGGCTACCGACACTATGGACCCTGAGTTCAAGCAACAGCCAGAAGGCATCACCGGAAAGGTAAGAAAGCTAATCACCCCAACTTGTTGCACAACTTTCTCACGGACTACTACTATGATTGCCGAGTTAGATGCTATTTCCACCAAATTACAAGATCTAGTTAAGGAGAAAGCTGACCTTGGTTTAGATAATCTTGGTTTGAAAGTGGAAGAGGAAACTAGGCCAAGAACTAATAATAACCGAAGATTACAAACCTCTGTTGTCAACCCATCTAGTATTGTTGGGCGCCAAGCTCATAAAGATGCACTGGTTCAACAGCTATTGTTACCGGCTGATGAACCATGTGATCTAAACTATAGCATTGTTCCCATAGTTGGTATGGGTGGGCTTGGAAAAACAACTCTGGCTAGACTTGTGTACGAAGAACAACAGGTCAAGGATCACTTTGATCTAAAAGCATGGGTTTGTGTATCTGATGAGTTTGACAACGTTCGTATAAGCAAAGAGATCTTTCAATCTATGGCAAACAAGGAAGTTTCAGATTTTAATCGGCTTCAAGAAGCTCTTAAAGATCACATAAAGGGTAAAAAGTTTCTGTTGGTGCTAGATGATATATGGGGCGAAAGTTATGAGGATTGGGAAACCCTCGTCAGACCGTTGTATACATGTGCTCCTGGAAGTAAGATCATTATAACAACACGGAAGGATCAATTGCTCAAACAGTTGGTTTACAATCCTCTACACAAGCAGCTACACGGCCTCTCAGATGATGACGCTTTGTCTTTACTTGCTCGAAATGCGTTAGGTGTAGAGAACTTTGATGCACATTTGTCGCTTAAACCATATGCCGAAGGTATTGTGAAAAAATGTGGAGGATTACCTTTAGCTTTAATAGCACTTGGTAGATTGTTAAGAACAAAAAGAGATGAAGCACATCATTGGATCAATGTGTCAAACAGTGACATTTGGAGATTAAAAGTTAAGGGTGGAATTCTCCCGGCCCTAAGACTAAGCTACGATGATCTTTCGGCACCTTTGAAGCGGTTGTTTGCATACTGCTCCTTATTTCCCAAGGACTTCCTGTTTGACAAGGAGGATCTGGTTTTATTATGGATGGCTGAAGGGTTATGTCAGCCAACTCTGATTCACTCAACAGAAGAACAGCAATTGGGTAACGAattctttgatgagttgttgTCAAGGTCATTTTTTCAACATGCACCTCATAATGAATCATTATTTGTGATGCATGACCTCATGAATGACTTGGCGACATCTGTTGCTACCGAGTTTTATTTAAGGTTAGACAACAAGTCAGAGAAGAATATTAAGAAGATGAAGCTAGACAAGTACCACCATATGTCATTTATTCGTGAGAAATATGTAGCTTACGAGAAGCTCCAGGTACTTGAAAACGCCAAATGTATGAGGACATTCTTGGCAACGTTTGTTGGGGAGGTGGAACGTTGGCGAAAATTTTACTTATCCAATAAGATTCTGACTGACTTGCTTCCTAAGTTACCATTATTAAGGGTTCTAAGTTTAAGCGGCTTTGAAATAAGTGAGTTACCGGAGTCCATTGGTACTTTGAGGCACTTGAGATATCTTAATCTATCTCGAACTAGTATCACACATTTACCGGAAAAGGTTTGCAATCTTGTTAATTTACAAACATTGATCCTGTTTGGTTGTGATCAATTAACAAAGTTGCCCAACAACTTCCTGAATCTGAAGAACCTGCAACATCTTGACGTTAGGGACACCAAGCTTTTGTTTAAGATGTTGTTAGAGATTGGTAAGTTGAAAAGCCTACAAATTTCTCTCTCGAAAATTGATATTGAAAGTGAAAGCGGAATTGAAATAGCCAAACTTAAAGACTTTGAGAATCTATATGGGAAAATTTCTGTTGTAGGTTTGGAAAAAGTGCAAAATGCAATTTATGCACATGAGGCGAACTTTTCAGAAAAAAGGCTTAGTGAGTTAGAGCTTGTATGGGGtgatgtgctaaatgattctcGAAATGACATGCTTGAAAAAGCGGTCCTAAATGAGTTGAAGCCTTGTCAAGATGAGTTAATACAACTCAAAATTAGGTCATATGGGGGACTGGAGTTTCCAAACTGGGTCGGGGATCCCTCGTTTCTTCATTTGAAGCATGTGTCAATAAGTGGCTGTAAGAGATGTACATCAATACCGACACTGGGACAACTACCGTCACTGAAGGAGTTGTTAATTGAAGGCTTACATGAGTGGAAGAAATGGTCAGGGGATGTGTTTCCACGCTTGCAAAAGCTTGAAATAACTGGTTGTCCTAATTTGGGTGAAGTCAGACTTAAAGCACTGCCTTCATTGAGTGATCTAAAACTAGAGAACTGTGACAGTGGTGTGTTGAGAAGTCTGGTTGAAGTAGCTTCAGCAGTCACTAAGTTGGGAATAAGGGATATTTCAGGGCTTAATGATATGGTGTGGGGAGGTGTTATAGAGTCTCTTGGGGCAGTTGAAGAATTACACATATATGGATGTAATGAGATAAGATACCTGGTGAAATCAGATGCAGATGCAAGTAAGATTCTTTTGAAGTTAAGGGAGTTGCAAGTGGGTGATTGTGATAATTTGGTGAGTATAGGAGAGaaagaggaggaggaggaggaggataaTTGTAGGAGCAACATCCTAACATCTCTTAGGAAGTTGAGAGTGTCTTGTTGTAAGAATATGGTGCGTTGCAGCTGTCCAGATGGCATTGAGGAGTTGAGTGTCGTTGATTGTAGTTCAATGACAGTTGTGTCGTTTCCAAAAGGAGGACAGGAGAAGCTCAGGTCACTTAGAATATGGAATTGCAGGAACCTATTGGAAAGGGAGTGGGAGTGGGGAGgacaaaaaacaaacaacaacagAAGCAGCATGCCCATGCTTGAACATGTAAAGATATGTGATTGGCCAAATCTGAAATCAATCATTGAATTGGACTGCTTGGTTCACCTCACTGAATTGATTATATTCGACTGTGAAAACCTTGAGTCATTTCCAgacactttaatatccttaaagAAACTGGAAATATTCAATTGTCCCAAATTGGATGTTTCCAGTCTTGGTGACAATTTGCCATCATTAAAGGAACTGACAATAGTCAATTGTCCAAGAATGGATGCTTCTTTACCTGGTTGGGTTTGGCCTCCCAATTTGCAAATCTTAAAAATTGAGAAGTTGAAGAAGCCCTTCTCCGAGTGGGGTCCACAGACATTCCCAACCTCACTTGTTGAATTGCAGTTAAATGATGATGATGGAGCTGGTAGTAGTAGTGAATtttctcatcttcttccttcatCTCTTACTTCTCTTCAAATAAATGGATTTGAGAAATTGGAATCTTTTTCAGTGGGACTCCAACACCTCCAATCTCTCTCTTTTGACAATTGCCCTAATCTGAAGAAAGTGTGTTCGCATGCCCAACACCTCacctccatccagcgtctctctTTTTGGAATTGCCGTAAGATGAAGGATCTACCAGAAATGTTGTTGCCTTCACTCTTGAGATTAGACATCTGGGGTAATTGCCCAGGTCTGAAAGAAAGATGCAGTAAAAAGGGGAGTTACTGGCCCCTCATCTCCCATATCCCCTGTCTCGACATATGA